Within the Halobaculum limi genome, the region GACACTTTCCGGACGCGATGCTCGTCGCGTACGCCGGCGAGGACGCCACCGAGGCCGACCTCCGAGCGATGCGAGAGCTCGCCGACCGCGTCATCGACCCGATCGGAATCCAATCCGACCGCATCCTCGACGTGTCGACGGGCGTTCGCGCCGACCGCCTCCGTCGGATGGCGCGGGCGTTGCGGTCGGTCGACGGCAAACTGGCCGTCGTCGCTCACGACAACCCCGACCCCGACGCCATCGCCGCGGCGGTCGCACTCGTTCGCGTCGCACAGTTCGCTGGCACAGACGCGCAGGCGTGCTACTACGGCGACATCTCTCACCAGGAGAACCGTGCGTTGGTGAACCTCCTCGACATCGGGATGCGCCGACTCGACCCCGACGACGACCCACGCGAAGAGTTCGACGCGTTCGCGCTCGTCGACCACTCGCGACCGGGCGTCAACGACAGTCTCCCCGACGACATCGAACCGATCATCGTCGTCGACCACCACCCACCGCGAGAGCCGGTCGACGCGGGCTTCATCGACCTCCGTGACGGCGTGGGGTCGACGTCCACGCTGCTCGTCGAGTACCTCGATCGCTTCGGGCTGACGCCCGACTCACGCCTCGCGACGGCGCTGTTGTACGGCATCCGAATCGACACGAAAGAGTTCACCCGTGAGGTGGCAGAAGCCGACTTCGACGCCGCCGCGTACCTGATGCCGATGGTCGACACCGACGTGCTCGCACGGGTCGAGTCTCCCAGCGTCGACCCCGCGGTGTTCGACGTGTTGGCGCGGGCTATCGAGAACCGCGACCAGCGAGGGACGGCACTGGCCTCCGGCGTCGGTGAGATACGCAACCGCGACGCCCTCGCGCAGGCGGCCGAACACCTCCTAAATATGGAGGGCGTGAACACGACCGTCGTGTACGGCTATCAGGACGGCGTGATATACGTCTCCGGTCGGACGCGCGGGGCCGACCTCGATTTGGGTGAGACGCTCCGCGACGCCCTCTCTCAGATCGGTTCTGCGGGCGGGCACGCGGATATGGCCGGTGCGCAGATTCCGCTCGGTATCCTCGCGGACGTGGAGGACGGGTCGAAAGAGACGCTCGCTGATATCGTCGACGACATCATCGCCGGACGACTCTTCGAGACGCTCGCAGACGCGCCATCTGCGCCCGTGCGAACCGCCGAGCGTGAACTGCGGTTCCCCGACGAAGATTGATTCTGGTGAGGAACCCTTACCACGTCGCCCGCCGAAGCGCCGACGAATGAGCGACACCCGGCACACGGCGTCGAAGCCGAAGGTGAAGGCGTACATGACCCGTGACGTGGCGACGGTGTCGCCCGACGACACGGTTCGCGAGGCGGCCGAGCGAA harbors:
- a CDS encoding DHH family phosphoesterase — its product is MRRLVLGCGSLGTHIIEELSGRQGELHVITDESGRATALREEHVSAAEADPLDPTNYPDHADIVFVAGPSATDNLSAADHAHRHFPDAMLVAYAGEDATEADLRAMRELADRVIDPIGIQSDRILDVSTGVRADRLRRMARALRSVDGKLAVVAHDNPDPDAIAAAVALVRVAQFAGTDAQACYYGDISHQENRALVNLLDIGMRRLDPDDDPREEFDAFALVDHSRPGVNDSLPDDIEPIIVVDHHPPREPVDAGFIDLRDGVGSTSTLLVEYLDRFGLTPDSRLATALLYGIRIDTKEFTREVAEADFDAAAYLMPMVDTDVLARVESPSVDPAVFDVLARAIENRDQRGTALASGVGEIRNRDALAQAAEHLLNMEGVNTTVVYGYQDGVIYVSGRTRGADLDLGETLRDALSQIGSAGGHADMAGAQIPLGILADVEDGSKETLADIVDDIIAGRLFETLADAPSAPVRTAERELRFPDED